Proteins from a genomic interval of Zingiber officinale cultivar Zhangliang chromosome 1B, Zo_v1.1, whole genome shotgun sequence:
- the LOC121977140 gene encoding uncharacterized protein LOC121977140 produces MTKSGTEKRRVRRAPQNGGRDPTDTASKKNTPGKDVFQLFAEKVRDNKKLESRWAIMQETRVEYFRGKDFTVFLRNYPEVKEILAYDKDLEVADIINTLLIKNLLVRCDRVLKTVRPGKKKLSSWPAHLEIHSEQVFSENDGFFAWTFMKRRTLWQTILSFLWPLVALAVCLFPVYPYQCKIVVLYACAGALLFLVTLLLIRGAIFGILYIILGKRIWFFPNINAEETTFRELIRFWPKKDEEEPPKWTSRITFAIGTALIVVLLRHHAPNEAARARYQKKVYNIIDDVLEWSPKLALSGMMEKQHPLVNGTETNFTKEENQSANTEDLVQEADRDSAQV; encoded by the exons ATGACAAAATCCGGGACGGAGAAGAGGAGGGTTCGGCGAGCCCCGCAGAATGGGGGGAGAGATCCGACCGACACCGCGTCCAAG AAGAATACTCCGGGTAAAGATGTTTTCCAGCTGTTTGCTGAAAAGGTTAGAGACAATAAAAAGTTGGAATCAAGATGGGCCATCATGCAAGAAACAAGAGTTGAGTACTTTAGAGGCAAAGACTTTACAGTCTTTTTGAGAAATTATCCAGAGGTCAAGGAAATTCTTGCTTATGATAAGGATCTAGAAGTAGCAGATATCATAAATACACTATTAATCAAAAACCTTTTGGTGAGATGTGATCGTGTGCTTAAAACGGTTAGGCCTGGGAAGAAAAAGTTGTCCTCATGGCCTGCTCATCTTGAGATTCATTCT GAACAAGTATTCTCTGAAAATGATGGTTTTTTTGCATGGACTTTCATGAAAAGGCGGACCCTGTGGCAAAcaattctttcgtttctttggCCACTTGTTGCACTAGCGGTGTGCCTATTTCCTGTATACCCTTACCAATGCAAGATTGTTGTTCTATACGCCTGTGCTGGAGCTTTGTTGTTCTTGGTTACACTGCTGCTTA TTCGAGGAGCTATCTTTGGCATTCTATACATTATTTTGGGAAAGCGCATCTGGTTTTTCCCCAATATAAATGCCGAGGAAACAACATTTAGAGAGCTAATTCGATTTTGGCcaaagaaggatgaagaagagCCCCCAAAATGGACATCAAGGATTACATTTGCCATTGGGACTGCGTTGATTGTGGTTTTGCTTCGGCATCATGCTCCCAACGAGGCTGCTAGAGCTAG ATACCAGAAGAAGGTTTACAACATTATCGATGATGTCCTCGAGTGGTCTCCAAAGCTAGCATTATCGGGGATGATGGAGAAGCAACACCCTCTTGTTAACGGAACAGAGACAAACTTTACAAAAGAAGAGAATCAATCAGCCAATACTGAAGATTTGGTTCAAGAGGCTGATAGAGATTCAGCTCAAGTTTAG